From the genome of Lutzomyia longipalpis isolate SR_M1_2022 chromosome 2, ASM2433408v1, one region includes:
- the LOC129790154 gene encoding microsomal triacylglycerol transfer protein, translating to MHTLVAVAALLLLFLGQSSGKIFPLGVQYEYTVSNVVVINDLHAGASNSSMELSTSVKVKKIWDAEGRKILAFTLNAPTLHADGKELFTLPKSVDEGFLLEFAEEGTNIYLLESDTVSMRNLKRGIASVFQFFPESGSKTEIDIAGECSISYDEISDRIFVKRKIKCATNHKNIHQRKETPLGIITPNARNTEYTLDVGGSIEKIENVEFFRISLAGNRDIGATVDSRLSLKLNAQKDDEESKKISSFDGVFADYKNFKKFEIFHEQEEKSKENDKMENVIQLIKKFKKDLSGKNIGTEKLSYTTVKLVEVFRESTVEDLVRILDAQSMKNIKGQLVDILGATQTITSHNAVKKALDFFKAENFPYVERYLQSLAVGSRPKSEVIEDLLEVLKRDTHENVKLTQTLVQTISSMANNFVALSVENSKTQIFQNVLNYFRGIIEKTSKTERKIIFLRGFINFKSQETIPFLLDFVLKGTKSVSTVSMKALVAMPREYFSMEHVYQFENIYHQKIKKFDSSIRTMAAEILLDPLFYTTSIRDMINALKLPGDSYEVKQYFMQRLRMECEMSKEFRAYVYGIIQQDPTLNNYNIFATRGLSTALSRQFLAAPSFNSSLVSVQEIDQGILKRGIVDMLLETETSKFSYFTIGLFADGLTSFLGSSDSDKEDPQEEATETTAGMELIVQGNYLRPLEFFRGQGELMGHVWSGTASELTPAYQATTLLHDHNDAIWLQNGLSVTIDLLGAMSINLNGQVTISIWYRSAKSRVLQEIGLAVYGRVSVINDYVKMANEFVMQQEPKLDLVSDIDFSGNPILCMQLSQPNSEVKLTHTKTLDIEGLQKKFKNEARTKYKIPGYTHVLNRKNNEICNQIHS from the exons atGCACACACTAGTTGCTGTTGCAGCTCTACTGCTGCTTTTTCTAG GTCAATCatctgggaaaatttttccgcTGGGAGTGCAATATGAATACACCGTCAGTAATGTTGTTGTTATAAATGATCTTCATGCTGGTGCCAGTAATTCCTCAATGGAGCTTTCAACAAGTgtaaaagtgaagaaaatctgGGATgcagaaggaagaaaaattcttgcttTTACCCTCAATGCACCAACACTCCATGCAGATGGCAAGGAGTTGTTTACACTACCAAAGTCAGTAGATGAGGGATTTCTTTTGGAATTCGCGGAAGAAGGAACAAATATTTATCTACTGGAATCCGATACAGTGtcaatgagaaatttaaaaagaggCATTGCTTCGGTGTTTCAATTCTTCCCAGAAAGTGGCTCAAAAACAGAAATTGATATCGCTGGTGAATGCTCCATTTCATACGATGAGATAAGTGATAGAATATTTGTGAAGAGGAAGATTAAATGTGCAacaaatcacaaaaatattcaccaaaGAAAGGAAACTCCTCTTGGAATTATCACACCAAATGCAAGAAACACGGAATACACCCTCGATGTGGGAGGATCTAttgaaaaaatcgaaaatgttgaatttttccggATTTCTCTAGCTGGAAATAGAGACATTGGGGCCACCGTTGATTCACGTCTATCACTGAAATTAAATGCTCAGAAAGATGATGAAGaatccaagaaaatttcctccttCGATGGTGTATTTGCTGATTACAAGAACTTtaagaaatttgaaattttccatgaacaagaggaaaaatcaaaggaaaacgataagaTGGAAAAT gtaattcaattgattaaaaagttcaaaaaggaTTTATCTGGGAAAAATATTGGAACTGAAAAACTATCCTATACAACCGTCAAATTAGTTGAAGTATTCAGAGAGTCAACAGTGGAGGATCTCGTGAGAATTCTCGATGCGCAGAGTATGA AGAATATTAAAGGGCAACTGGTGGATATTTTGGGAGCTACACAGACCATCACATCTCACAATGCCGTGAAGAAAGCTCTGGATTTCTTTAAAGCAGAAAATTTCCCTTATGTTGAACGCTACCTTCAATCTCTAGCAGTTGGAAGTAGACCAAAATCCGAAGTTATTGAGGATCTACTGGAAGTCCTCAAAAGGGACACCcatgaaaatgtcaaattaacCCAAACTCTTGTTCAGACAATTTCATCAATGGCAAATAATTTTGTTGCTctctctgtggaaaattcaaaaacacaAATCTTCCAAAATGTTCTCAATTATTTCAGAGGAATCATTGAGAAAACATCCAAGACTGAGCGGAAAATTATATTCCTTCGTGGATTTATAAATTTCAAGTCACAAGAAACTATACCATTCCTACTGGATTTCGTCCTCAAGGGTACTAAATCAGTGTCGACTGTTTCAATGAAAGCCCTTGTGGCTATGCCCAGGGAATATTTCAGCATGGAGCATGTGtatcaatttgaaaatatttatcatcaaaaaattaagaaattcgaCTCGAGCATAAGAACAATGGCAGCAGAAATCCTTCTTGATCCACTCTTTTACACAACATCAATCAGAGATATGATAAATGCATTGAAATTACCAGGAGATTCATACGAAGTTAAGCAATATTTCATGCAGAGGCTGCGGATGGAATGTGAAATGAGCAAGGAGTTCCGTGCATATGTCTATGGAATTATTCAGCAGGATCCAACACTCaataattacaatatttttgcaacaaGAGGACTATCAACTGCTCTCTCACGCCAATTTCTTGCAGCACCGTCTTTCAATAGTAGCCTAGTTAGTGTGCAAGAAATTGATCAGGGGATCTTGAAACGGGGCATCGTTGATATGTTACTGGAGACGGAAACAAGTAAATTCAGCTACTTCACAATTGGACTGTTTGCTGATGGATTGACTTCATTCCTTGGAAGTTCCGATTCGGATAAGGAGGATCCTCAAGAGGAAGCTACCGAAACAACAGCTGGAATGGAACTCATAGTTCAAG gaaACTACTTGAGACCTCTTGAATTTTTCCGTGGCCAAGGAGAATTGATGGGTCACGTGTGGAGTGGAACAGCCTCAGAATTGACTCCTGCTTATCAAGCAACAACCCTCCTTCATGATCACAACGATGCAATTTGGCTTCAGAATGGGCTATCAGTGACCATTGATCTCTTGGGTGCAATGTCGATAAACTTGAATGGTCAAGTAACCATTAGTATTTGGTATCGAAGTGCAAAATCTCGTGTTTTGCAAGAAATTGGCCTGGCTGTCTATGGACGAGTGTCTGTTATCAATGACTACGTGAAGATGGCAAATGAATTTGTAATGCAACAAGAACCTAAACTTGATCTAGTCTCAGACATTGATTTCTCAGGCAATCCCATATTATGTATGCAACTAAGTCAACCTAATTCCGAAGTCAA ATTAACCCACACGAAGACTCTGGACATCGAGGGGCTTCAGAAGAAGTTTAAGAATGAAGCACGGACGAAGTACAAAATTCCAGGATATACTCATGTCCTTAACAGAAAGAACAACGAAATATGCAACCAAATACATTCctag